The proteins below come from a single Oerskovia jenensis genomic window:
- a CDS encoding LLM class flavin-dependent oxidoreductase, giving the protein MRFQVLDIVFNPPHPVTGRAVPAADRLERVVETAVLAEELGLDAFAVGERHAGDVLSSSPTVILGAIAARTSRILLSTGVTVLSLLDPIRVAEDYATIDQLSRGRFEMVIGKGNEALQYPLLGLDLAKQYEYLEENYELLRLLLSGEEVDWEGRHRPDLQGATTLPRPYDGAFRIWHGSATSTFSVELAARWGDPIVSANALQPRENYQVLIDHYRDRYAAAGHDPAYGFVGSGSGGLFLADTTEQAIEEFRPIYEGAVARADLRKYDPAAVGKVTSFRTIEEAVERGPALVGSPERVAEKILDYHQSYGHDLQSVSINHLLEPARQDDVLRRFAEEVVPLVRAEVKTDLWGPADVRRAKGFTAR; this is encoded by the coding sequence GTGCGTTTCCAGGTCCTCGACATCGTCTTCAACCCTCCCCACCCCGTCACGGGCCGGGCCGTCCCCGCGGCCGACCGGCTCGAGCGCGTCGTCGAGACCGCGGTGCTCGCCGAGGAGCTCGGCCTCGACGCGTTCGCGGTCGGCGAGCGGCACGCGGGCGACGTGCTGTCGTCGTCTCCCACCGTGATCCTCGGGGCGATCGCCGCGCGGACGTCACGCATCCTGCTGAGCACGGGCGTGACCGTGCTGTCCCTGCTCGACCCGATCCGCGTCGCCGAGGACTACGCGACGATCGACCAGCTCAGCCGCGGCCGGTTCGAGATGGTGATCGGCAAGGGCAACGAGGCGCTGCAGTACCCGCTGCTCGGGCTCGACCTCGCCAAGCAGTACGAGTACCTCGAGGAGAACTACGAGCTCCTCCGGCTGCTCCTGAGCGGCGAGGAGGTCGACTGGGAGGGCCGTCACCGCCCGGACCTGCAGGGTGCCACGACCCTGCCGCGCCCGTACGACGGTGCGTTCCGGATCTGGCACGGCTCGGCGACGTCGACGTTCTCGGTCGAGCTCGCAGCGCGGTGGGGTGACCCGATCGTGAGCGCCAACGCGCTCCAGCCCCGGGAGAACTACCAGGTGCTGATCGACCACTACCGCGACCGGTACGCGGCAGCCGGGCACGACCCGGCGTACGGGTTCGTCGGCTCGGGGTCCGGGGGCCTCTTCCTCGCCGACACGACCGAGCAGGCGATCGAGGAGTTCCGCCCCATCTACGAGGGAGCGGTCGCGCGCGCGGACCTGCGGAAGTACGACCCCGCGGCGGTCGGCAAGGTCACGAGCTTCCGGACCATCGAGGAGGCCGTCGAGCGCGGCCCGGCCCTCGTGGGTTCGCCCGAGCGCGTCGCCGAGAAGATCCTCGACTACCACCAGAGCTACGGGCACGACCTCCAGTCGGTCTCGATCAACCACCTCCTGGAGCCGGCCCGGCAGGACGACGTGCTGAGGCGGTTCGCGGAGGAGGTCGTGCCGCTGGTCCGGGCCGAGGTCAAGACCGACCTCTGGGGGCCCGCCGACGTGCGGCGCGCCAAGGGCTTCACGGCGCGGTAG
- a CDS encoding LLM class flavin-dependent oxidoreductase has product MPVEFLGIATTSDASETTDRTTAPFDKQYLERIVRAHEDNGWTRVLFAYGSSGPEPSALAAWTAARLDSVELLLAHRPNVSYPTFAAKSFATLDQLSEGRLSVHFITGGNDHEQGREGDTLTKDERYARTQEYIQIVKKAWSSAEPFDHHGTFYDLDDFVLDAKPFEGRTPTISFGGSSDAAFTVGAAEADIYAVWGEPLDRTAEQIQRVHAEAAAAGRSTPPRIHAAFRPIIGATEELAWEKAHGILERIEARKAAGGGVLSRRHPIDKPENAGSQRLLEIAAQGDRFDTALWTATAKATGGAGNSNALVGTPETVAQALLAYYDLGVRIISARGYDLLDDATDFGRYVIPIVREEVAKRDAEAAQTQAA; this is encoded by the coding sequence ATGCCCGTCGAGTTCCTCGGCATCGCGACCACGAGCGACGCCTCCGAGACCACCGACCGTACGACCGCACCGTTCGACAAGCAGTACCTCGAGCGCATCGTGCGCGCCCACGAGGACAACGGCTGGACCCGCGTCCTGTTCGCCTACGGGTCGAGCGGGCCCGAGCCGTCGGCGCTCGCGGCCTGGACCGCAGCCCGCCTCGACTCGGTCGAGCTGCTGCTCGCGCACCGGCCCAACGTCTCCTACCCGACGTTCGCGGCCAAGTCGTTCGCGACGCTCGACCAGCTCTCCGAGGGGCGCCTGTCCGTCCACTTCATCACGGGCGGCAACGACCACGAGCAGGGGCGCGAGGGCGACACGCTCACCAAGGACGAGCGCTACGCCCGTACCCAGGAGTACATCCAGATCGTCAAGAAGGCCTGGTCGAGCGCCGAGCCGTTCGACCACCACGGGACGTTCTACGACCTCGACGACTTCGTGCTGGACGCCAAGCCGTTCGAGGGACGCACGCCGACCATCTCGTTCGGTGGTTCCTCGGACGCGGCGTTCACGGTCGGTGCGGCCGAGGCCGACATCTACGCGGTGTGGGGCGAGCCGCTCGACCGCACGGCCGAGCAGATCCAGCGGGTGCACGCCGAGGCGGCTGCCGCCGGCCGTTCCACGCCGCCGCGCATCCACGCCGCGTTCCGGCCGATCATCGGGGCCACCGAGGAGCTGGCCTGGGAGAAGGCGCACGGCATCCTGGAGCGGATCGAGGCCCGCAAGGCGGCGGGCGGCGGGGTGCTGAGCCGTCGTCACCCGATCGACAAGCCCGAGAACGCGGGCTCGCAGCGCCTCCTGGAGATCGCCGCGCAGGGCGACCGGTTCGACACGGCCCTGTGGACCGCGACGGCCAAGGCCACCGGGGGAGCGGGCAACTCGAACGCCCTCGTGGGGACGCCCGAGACCGTCGCGCAGGCGCTGCTCGCCTACTACGACCTCGGCGTCCGCATCATCTCGGCGCGCGGCTACGACCTGCTCGACGACGCGACCGACTTCGGCCGCTACGTCATCCCGATCGTGCGCGAGGAGGTCGCCAAGCGCGACGCCGAGGCCGCGCAGACCCAGGCGGCCTGA
- a CDS encoding GNAT family N-acetyltransferase, with translation MSAPTTARPHADSTPDDAAHPGERTHRGAGSPREGAGVTVRLVTPAEHEAVADLLDAAYGHEYSISESYRAVLRDVASRAAEHDVWVAVDETGALLGTVATPLPGRHISPLALDGELDFRLLGVAPAARGRGIGTTLTLHVLDVARAQGAQRVVMNSGPQMVRAHRLYAALGFRRLPERETRVIEGEGGGRLHAYGLELAPAPPSPGRQHSPSDPT, from the coding sequence ATGAGCGCGCCCACCACGGCACGGCCGCACGCGGACAGCACGCCCGACGACGCCGCTCACCCGGGCGAGCGGACCCACCGGGGAGCGGGGTCACCCCGGGAGGGTGCCGGGGTGACCGTGCGGCTCGTGACCCCCGCCGAGCACGAGGCCGTCGCCGACCTGCTCGACGCGGCGTACGGGCACGAGTACTCGATCTCGGAGTCGTACCGCGCCGTGCTGCGCGACGTCGCGAGCCGCGCGGCCGAGCACGACGTGTGGGTCGCCGTCGACGAGACGGGTGCGCTGCTCGGCACCGTCGCGACACCCCTGCCCGGCCGGCACATCTCGCCCCTGGCCCTCGACGGGGAGCTCGACTTCCGGCTGCTCGGCGTCGCGCCCGCCGCCCGCGGCCGGGGGATCGGGACGACGCTCACGCTGCACGTCCTCGACGTGGCCCGCGCGCAGGGGGCGCAGCGGGTCGTCATGAACTCCGGGCCGCAGATGGTCCGCGCGCACCGCCTCTACGCGGCCCTCGGGTTCCGGCGCCTGCCCGAGCGCGAGACCCGTGTGATCGAGGGCGAGGGCGGCGGCCGTCTGCACGCGTACGGACTGGAGCTCGCCCCGGCGCCGCCCTCGCCGGGACGGCAGCACTCCCCGTCCGACCCCACCTGA
- a CDS encoding rhodanese-like domain-containing protein has translation MTQHQPLLAPATDAGARVADGAFLIDVRSDGGRAAAGTIPGATITDRDDLDAIFGSASAPAVSLDTPVVVVCGSERGSGPVAEALAARGYTNVTHVEGGFPAWRDAGLPASPGTGATPSGPHEPVRQRA, from the coding sequence ATGACCCAGCACCAGCCCCTCCTCGCCCCGGCCACCGACGCGGGGGCCCGCGTCGCCGACGGCGCCTTCCTGATCGACGTCCGCAGCGACGGGGGGCGCGCTGCGGCGGGCACCATCCCGGGCGCCACGATCACGGACCGCGACGACCTCGACGCGATCTTCGGCTCCGCGTCGGCCCCCGCGGTGTCGCTCGACACCCCGGTCGTCGTGGTCTGCGGCTCCGAGCGCGGCTCGGGCCCGGTCGCCGAGGCCCTCGCGGCACGCGGCTACACGAACGTCACGCACGTCGAGGGCGGCTTCCCCGCCTGGCGCGACGCCGGGCTCCCGGCCTCCCCGGGGACGGGAGCGACGCCGTCGGGCCCGCACGAGCCCGTCCGGCAGCGCGCATGA
- a CDS encoding LLM class flavin-dependent oxidoreductase has translation MTTSDLPATHQPRVPLSILDLAVVSEGATGAQALRDTLDTAIRADALGYRRIWFAEHHLSPGVASASPAVLAALVAERTPRIRVGSGAVLLSTTSPLIAAEQFGTVAALHPGRVDLGLGRAFTPPPARGAQSAGGEAPPSGTGEAPPAAQVPPAPARPAGPRVVDGLLVPAAPGVDFSDSALRERLLAQKEVVGASRTPGEFRAELELVLGLRAGTFTDGAGTAWTSPPVEGAAFDLFVLASSGGISARVAGELGLPLAANYHVGPSATLDTIAAYRAAFRPGVLDHPYVVVSADVLVADSDAEARRIGEPFTAWVLSIRRGAGGAIAYPAPGTSPAWEDLTDADRAAVQDRVDTRFVGSPETVVERLETLARVTGADEIVVTTAAHDPADRARSFELLAQHWGLRAAAVEPAVAAAREPALAR, from the coding sequence ATGACCACCTCCGACCTCCCGGCCACCCACCAGCCCCGGGTCCCGCTGTCGATCCTCGACCTCGCGGTCGTGAGCGAGGGGGCGACAGGCGCCCAGGCCCTGCGCGACACGCTCGACACCGCGATCCGCGCGGACGCGCTCGGCTACCGCCGCATCTGGTTCGCCGAGCACCACCTGTCCCCGGGCGTCGCGTCGGCGTCCCCCGCAGTCCTCGCGGCCCTCGTCGCGGAGCGCACGCCGCGCATCCGGGTGGGATCGGGGGCCGTGCTGCTGAGCACCACGAGCCCGTTGATCGCGGCCGAGCAGTTCGGGACCGTCGCGGCCCTGCACCCGGGCCGGGTGGACCTGGGACTGGGCCGGGCGTTCACGCCGCCGCCCGCCAGGGGTGCGCAGAGCGCGGGCGGCGAGGCCCCGCCGTCGGGCACGGGAGAGGCGCCGCCCGCAGCGCAGGTACCGCCCGCCCCCGCCCGGCCGGCCGGGCCGCGCGTGGTCGACGGGCTCCTGGTCCCCGCGGCACCTGGCGTCGACTTCTCCGACTCCGCGCTGCGTGAGCGGCTGCTCGCGCAGAAGGAGGTCGTGGGCGCGAGCCGGACCCCGGGGGAGTTCCGCGCCGAGCTCGAGCTGGTCCTGGGGCTGCGCGCCGGGACGTTCACCGACGGCGCGGGCACCGCGTGGACGAGCCCGCCCGTCGAGGGCGCGGCGTTCGACCTGTTCGTCCTCGCGTCGAGCGGTGGGATCAGCGCACGTGTCGCGGGCGAGCTCGGGCTGCCGCTCGCCGCGAACTACCACGTGGGCCCGTCCGCGACCCTCGACACGATCGCGGCGTACCGGGCGGCGTTCCGGCCGGGGGTGCTCGACCACCCGTACGTCGTGGTCTCGGCCGACGTCCTGGTCGCGGACAGCGACGCCGAGGCCCGCCGGATCGGCGAGCCCTTCACGGCCTGGGTCCTGTCGATCCGTCGCGGCGCCGGCGGTGCGATCGCCTACCCGGCGCCCGGCACGTCGCCCGCGTGGGAGGACCTGACCGACGCCGACCGGGCCGCCGTCCAGGACCGGGTCGACACGCGGTTCGTCGGGTCGCCCGAGACCGTCGTCGAGCGCCTCGAGACCCTGGCCCGCGTGACCGGGGCCGACGAGATCGTCGTCACGACCGCCGCCCACGACCCCGCCGACCGGGCCCGCTCGTTCGAGCTGCTGGCCCAGCACTGGGGTCTGCGGGCGGCTGCGGTCGAACCTGCCGTCGCGGCCGCCCGCGAACCAGCCCTCGCGAGGTAG
- a CDS encoding NADPH-dependent oxidoreductase: protein MSTTTDLDALAETAPADPAPSEAAPATGSPLAERYGADQAVLLAPPTETIDGILRHRTVRAYLPDPLDESVLPTLVAAAQSAPTSSNMQFWSVVAVTDPERKDRLAALAGGQEHIRQAPLLLVWLADLARARAIGEAHGTSLEGTDYLDSTVVAFVDAALAAQNAVVAAESLGLGTVYIGALRHHPEQVADELGLPAGTVAVVGLVVGHPDPAGGERVKPRLPQAAVLHHETYDLDAQAEHVDAYEDVIAPFYRDEGLTESWRRRVVDRLAIPGPQRGHAHLHSALAARGLPSR, encoded by the coding sequence ATGTCGACCACGACCGACCTCGACGCCCTCGCCGAGACCGCGCCCGCCGACCCCGCTCCCTCCGAGGCGGCCCCCGCGACGGGCTCGCCCCTGGCCGAGCGCTACGGCGCCGACCAGGCCGTCCTCCTCGCTCCGCCCACCGAGACGATCGACGGGATCCTGCGGCACCGTACGGTGCGCGCCTACCTCCCCGACCCGCTCGACGAGTCGGTCCTGCCGACGCTCGTCGCAGCCGCGCAGTCGGCCCCGACGTCGTCCAACATGCAGTTCTGGAGCGTCGTCGCGGTGACCGACCCGGAGCGCAAGGACCGGCTCGCGGCGCTCGCGGGCGGTCAGGAGCACATCCGGCAGGCGCCGCTCCTGCTCGTGTGGCTCGCGGACCTGGCGCGTGCGCGCGCGATCGGCGAGGCGCACGGCACCTCCCTCGAGGGGACCGACTACCTGGACTCGACGGTCGTGGCGTTCGTCGACGCGGCCCTCGCGGCGCAGAACGCGGTCGTCGCCGCGGAGTCGCTGGGGCTCGGGACCGTGTACATCGGCGCGCTGCGTCACCACCCCGAGCAGGTCGCCGACGAGCTCGGCCTGCCCGCGGGCACCGTCGCGGTGGTGGGGCTCGTCGTCGGGCACCCGGACCCGGCGGGAGGCGAGCGGGTCAAGCCGCGGCTGCCGCAGGCCGCGGTGCTGCACCACGAGACGTACGACCTCGACGCCCAGGCCGAGCACGTCGACGCCTACGAGGACGTCATCGCGCCGTTCTACCGCGACGAGGGGCTGACGGAGAGCTGGCGGCGCCGCGTGGTCGACCGGCTCGCGATCCCCGGCCCCCAGCGCGGCCACGCGCACCTGCACTCGGCGCTCGCGGCGCGCGGCCTGCCGTCCCGCTGA
- a CDS encoding FAD-dependent oxidoreductase produces the protein MTEHVSHVVVGGGVMGSAAAWQLARAGHDVVLLERFEPGHANGASHGASRIYRTTYSQPAYLDLAQEAFGLWRELERDAGLRADAVLTLTGGVSHGFPRRTEIGDAFVERGIPHEWLRPEEAAERWPGLRFEGDVLHETATAGRVHADRAVGAFQSAARAHGADVRHGVHVRHVHPGPGSVRVVTDRGDLVAGTVVVAVGAWSAGLLGEAFPEPDGAAPLPSLVVTQEQPAHFALAPGAPAEGTWPAFTHAPAEPHAWPSGVYGLATPGEGIKVGFHGVGPRTDPDRRTFRPEPGQLAQLQDYVRTWVPGADADRLVPVSCTYTTTPDHDFVLDRVGRVVIAAGFSGHGFKFAPSIGRVLAGLAREDPDTSPEAADRLFSLARFARGPVAQVPGRAG, from the coding sequence ATGACCGAGCACGTGTCGCACGTCGTCGTCGGCGGTGGCGTCATGGGGTCCGCCGCGGCGTGGCAGCTCGCGCGCGCGGGGCACGACGTCGTCCTGCTCGAACGCTTCGAGCCCGGCCACGCGAACGGCGCCTCGCACGGCGCGTCGCGCATCTACCGCACGACGTACTCCCAGCCTGCGTACCTCGACCTCGCGCAGGAGGCGTTCGGCCTGTGGCGCGAGCTCGAGCGCGACGCCGGCCTGCGCGCGGACGCGGTCCTCACGCTGACGGGTGGCGTGAGCCACGGGTTCCCACGGCGCACCGAGATCGGGGACGCGTTCGTCGAGCGCGGCATCCCGCACGAGTGGCTGCGGCCCGAGGAGGCCGCCGAGCGTTGGCCGGGCCTGCGGTTCGAGGGCGACGTGCTGCACGAGACCGCGACGGCCGGCCGCGTCCACGCCGACCGTGCGGTCGGGGCCTTCCAGTCCGCGGCCCGCGCGCACGGTGCCGACGTCCGCCACGGCGTCCACGTCCGCCACGTGCACCCGGGACCGGGCTCGGTGCGCGTCGTCACGGACCGGGGCGACCTGGTCGCGGGCACGGTCGTGGTGGCCGTGGGTGCGTGGAGCGCGGGCCTGCTGGGGGAGGCGTTCCCCGAGCCCGACGGCGCCGCGCCCCTCCCGTCCCTCGTCGTCACCCAGGAGCAGCCCGCGCACTTCGCGCTCGCCCCGGGTGCACCGGCGGAGGGCACCTGGCCGGCGTTCACGCACGCCCCCGCCGAGCCGCACGCGTGGCCCAGCGGCGTCTACGGGCTCGCGACCCCGGGCGAGGGGATCAAGGTCGGCTTCCACGGCGTCGGGCCGCGCACCGACCCCGACCGGCGGACCTTCCGGCCCGAGCCCGGGCAGCTCGCCCAGCTCCAGGACTACGTCCGGACGTGGGTGCCGGGCGCCGACGCGGACCGGCTCGTGCCCGTCTCGTGCACGTACACCACGACCCCGGACCACGACTTCGTGCTCGACCGCGTGGGCCGCGTCGTGATCGCCGCGGGGTTCTCGGGGCACGGCTTCAAGTTCGCGCCGTCGATCGGGCGCGTCCTGGCAGGGCTGGCCCGCGAGGACCCGGACACGTCGCCCGAGGCCGCGGACCGCCTGTTCTCCCTGGCCCGCTTCGCACGCGGTCCCGTGGCGCAGGTCCCCGGCCGGGCGGGCTGA
- a CDS encoding ABC transporter substrate-binding protein: MSLHTSGATVRSSAASRTGRRPSRLSHRAVAAVATLPLLALLAACATSADAEPGTADNEKAAEAAGLVIDTSPDQEFIHTTASPEAIALLPADVKAAGVLKVSTTAGGLPPLGFLADDDKTPIGNEPNIAVLVADALGLELELEVKAWADWPLALQSGDVDAVISNVTVTEERKELYDFSSYRNDQLGWLSGASNDKVPAIKEAKDIAGLTVGVGSGTNQEKILLAWNEENVAAGLDPVKGGEPEYYEDYKDALLAVASGRLDVYVGPNASLAYSAATAPDQYKVVGTLNGGWPATAQIAVATLKGSELAPAVTAAINHAIEDGSYAELLEHWGLEDEAIPTSETNPPGLPKP; this comes from the coding sequence ATGTCCCTGCACACCTCCGGCGCGACCGTCCGCTCCTCCGCGGCGTCCCGCACCGGTCGCCGCCCCTCCCGCCTCTCCCACCGCGCGGTCGCCGCGGTCGCGACCCTGCCGCTCCTCGCGCTGCTCGCGGCGTGCGCGACGAGCGCCGACGCCGAGCCGGGCACGGCCGACAACGAGAAGGCCGCCGAGGCGGCCGGGCTCGTGATCGACACCTCGCCCGACCAGGAGTTCATCCACACGACCGCCTCGCCCGAGGCGATCGCGCTCCTGCCCGCGGACGTCAAGGCCGCGGGCGTGCTCAAGGTCTCCACGACCGCGGGCGGGCTGCCTCCGCTCGGCTTCCTCGCGGACGACGACAAGACGCCCATCGGCAACGAGCCCAACATCGCGGTCCTCGTGGCCGACGCCCTGGGGCTCGAGCTCGAGCTCGAGGTCAAGGCGTGGGCCGACTGGCCGCTCGCGCTGCAGTCCGGGGACGTCGACGCCGTGATCTCGAACGTGACCGTGACCGAGGAGCGCAAGGAGCTGTACGACTTCTCGTCCTACCGCAACGACCAGCTCGGCTGGCTCTCGGGTGCGTCGAACGACAAGGTGCCCGCGATCAAGGAGGCCAAGGACATCGCGGGCCTCACGGTGGGCGTCGGGTCGGGCACCAACCAGGAGAAGATCCTGCTCGCCTGGAACGAGGAGAACGTGGCCGCGGGCCTCGACCCCGTCAAGGGCGGGGAGCCCGAGTACTACGAGGACTACAAGGACGCGCTGCTCGCGGTCGCGTCGGGTCGCCTCGACGTGTACGTCGGGCCCAACGCGAGCCTCGCGTACAGCGCCGCGACCGCGCCCGACCAGTACAAGGTCGTCGGCACGCTCAACGGCGGCTGGCCCGCGACCGCGCAGATCGCCGTCGCGACCCTCAAGGGCAGCGAGCTGGCCCCGGCCGTGACCGCGGCGATCAACCACGCGATCGAGGACGGCAGCTACGCGGAGCTCCTCGAGCACTGGGGCCTGGAGGACGAGGCGATCCCTACCTCGGAGACCAACCCGCCCGGGCTGCCCAAGCCCTGA
- a CDS encoding amino acid ABC transporter ATP-binding protein — protein MTATTTRPAAEPASPAATPLGLVEVRGVHKSYGTLEVLAGIDLVVRPGEVTVILGPSGSGKSTLLRVINHLEKVDRGFVAVDGDLIGYSRKGDTLRELKEKDILVQRTRIGFVFQSFNLFPHLTALENVVEAPVSAQGRPRAEVEAEARELLARVGLADKVDARPRQLSGGQQQRVAIARALATRPRVLLFDEPTSALDPELVGEVLDVIKDLAHGGTTMVVVTHEIGFAREVADTVVFMDAGRIVEQGPPGQVLDAPRHDRTRAFLDKVL, from the coding sequence ATGACCGCCACGACCACGCGTCCCGCGGCCGAACCGGCCAGCCCGGCCGCGACGCCCCTGGGCCTCGTCGAGGTCCGCGGCGTGCACAAGTCCTACGGCACCCTCGAGGTGCTCGCGGGCATCGACCTCGTGGTCCGCCCGGGTGAGGTGACCGTGATCCTCGGCCCGTCCGGTTCGGGGAAGTCGACGCTGCTGCGCGTCATCAACCACCTGGAGAAGGTCGACCGCGGGTTCGTCGCGGTCGACGGCGACCTCATCGGGTACTCCCGCAAGGGGGACACCCTGCGCGAGCTCAAGGAGAAGGACATCCTCGTCCAGCGCACCCGGATCGGGTTCGTGTTCCAGAGCTTCAACCTCTTCCCGCACCTCACGGCCCTCGAGAACGTCGTCGAGGCGCCCGTCTCGGCCCAGGGGCGGCCGCGCGCCGAGGTCGAGGCCGAGGCGCGCGAGCTCCTGGCCCGGGTCGGCCTCGCCGACAAGGTCGACGCCCGCCCGCGCCAGCTCTCGGGCGGGCAGCAGCAGCGCGTGGCGATCGCCCGTGCGCTGGCCACCCGCCCGCGCGTGCTGCTGTTCGACGAACCGACGTCGGCACTCGACCCGGAGCTCGTCGGCGAGGTGCTCGACGTCATCAAGGACCTCGCGCACGGCGGCACGACCATGGTCGTCGTCACGCACGAGATCGGCTTCGCCCGCGAGGTCGCCGACACGGTCGTGTTCATGGACGCGGGCCGCATCGTCGAGCAGGGCCCGCCCGGCCAGGTCCTCGACGCCCCGCGCCACGACCGGACCAGGGCGTTCCTCGACAAGGTCCTGTGA
- a CDS encoding amino acid ABC transporter permease, producing the protein MSTLSLPQDESRQLVPPPGSLPDPPGTATLASATTAAGGADATTRWEDLKVVPARHPGRWVATAGVAVLLAMVISSLVTNPRWEWTIVAQYLTWPSVLNGLWGTIRLTAVAAVIGFGLGTVLALMRLSRSPLLQAVSSAYTWVFRSVPLILQLLLWYNLAYLYPTLSLGIPFGPGFLEFGTLDVIDKFGAAILGLGLSQAAYSSEIVRAGILSVDQGQHEAAASLGIPRSRQTLRIVLPQAMRTIVPTSVNEIIGLVKGTSVVYVLAYGELFYTIGVIYGRNQRVVPLLMVAAIWYLIITTVLTIAQYYVERHYAKGAVRTLPPTPVQRVRWTLQVAWSRVTGRPAPAHLPPAYAARAAVGRGHLTRTGATDHHTGGAA; encoded by the coding sequence ATGAGCACCCTGTCCCTGCCGCAGGACGAGTCCCGCCAGCTCGTCCCACCCCCCGGATCGCTGCCCGACCCACCCGGCACCGCGACGCTCGCGTCGGCGACCACCGCCGCGGGCGGAGCGGACGCGACGACGCGCTGGGAGGACCTCAAGGTCGTCCCGGCCCGCCACCCGGGCCGCTGGGTCGCGACCGCCGGCGTCGCCGTCCTGCTCGCGATGGTCATCAGCTCGCTCGTGACCAACCCCAGGTGGGAGTGGACGATCGTCGCGCAGTACCTGACGTGGCCCTCGGTGCTGAACGGACTGTGGGGGACCATCCGGCTCACCGCGGTCGCCGCGGTCATCGGGTTCGGGCTCGGGACCGTCCTCGCGCTCATGCGCCTGTCCCGGTCGCCGCTGCTCCAGGCCGTGTCGTCGGCCTACACGTGGGTGTTCCGCTCGGTGCCGCTGATCCTGCAGCTCCTGCTCTGGTACAACCTGGCCTACCTCTACCCGACGCTCTCGCTCGGCATCCCGTTCGGGCCGGGCTTCCTCGAGTTCGGGACCCTCGACGTGATCGACAAGTTCGGTGCCGCGATCCTGGGCCTGGGTCTGTCGCAGGCCGCGTACTCCTCGGAGATCGTGCGCGCCGGGATCCTCTCGGTCGACCAGGGCCAGCACGAGGCCGCGGCCTCGCTGGGCATCCCGCGCTCGCGCCAGACGCTGCGCATCGTGCTGCCGCAGGCCATGCGGACCATCGTGCCGACGTCGGTCAACGAGATCATCGGCCTCGTCAAGGGCACCTCGGTCGTGTACGTCCTCGCGTACGGCGAGCTGTTCTACACGATCGGCGTGATCTACGGCCGCAACCAGCGCGTCGTCCCGCTGCTCATGGTCGCGGCCATCTGGTACCTCATCATCACGACGGTCCTGACGATCGCGCAGTACTACGTCGAGCGGCACTACGCCAAGGGCGCCGTCCGCACGCTGCCCCCGACCCCGGTCCAGCGCGTCCGGTGGACGCTCCAGGTCGCGTGGTCCCGGGTCACCGGACGCCCCGCGCCCGCCCACCTGCCGCCCGCCTACGCGGCGCGCGCCGCCGTCGGCCGCGGCCACCTGACACGGACCGGCGCGACCGACCACCACACCGGAGGTGCCGCATGA
- a CDS encoding GNAT family N-acetyltransferase, whose amino-acid sequence MSALTTAVTTRSVHLHDPLVRPLLDELAHEYASRYRSLLDEEELRAEMEHYPAADFAAPDGELVLLLADGEPVAGGAFRRRAEPEVGDPARRTLPGAGPYAQGGTHDADGTPVVRTAELKRIWTHSAHRRRGLARQVLVELEQRAAARGYTRIYLTTGPRQPEAAGLYLGAGYTPLFDVTRDPEEIGPLAFEKWLCPDVSEPA is encoded by the coding sequence ATGAGCGCGCTCACCACGGCGGTCACGACCCGCTCCGTGCACCTGCACGACCCGCTCGTGCGGCCCCTCCTCGACGAGCTCGCCCACGAGTACGCGTCGCGCTACCGCAGCCTGCTCGACGAGGAAGAGCTCCGCGCCGAGATGGAGCACTACCCGGCCGCCGACTTCGCGGCCCCCGACGGCGAGCTCGTGCTGCTCCTCGCGGACGGCGAGCCGGTCGCCGGTGGGGCGTTCCGCCGTCGGGCAGAACCGGAGGTCGGCGACCCTGCGCGCCGGACCCTGCCCGGCGCCGGGCCGTACGCCCAGGGCGGGACCCACGACGCCGACGGCACCCCCGTCGTGCGGACCGCCGAGCTCAAGCGCATCTGGACCCACTCGGCCCACCGGCGGCGCGGGCTCGCCCGCCAGGTCCTCGTCGAGCTCGAGCAGCGTGCGGCCGCGCGCGGCTACACGCGGATCTACCTGACGACCGGCCCCCGCCAGCCCGAGGCCGCGGGTCTGTATCTCGGCGCGGGGTACACCCCGCTGTTCGACGTGACGCGCGACCCCGAGGAGATCGGGCCCCTGGCGTTCGAGAAGTGGCTCTGTCCGGACGTGTCAGAACCAGCGTGA